In Gemmatimonadaceae bacterium, a single genomic region encodes these proteins:
- a CDS encoding M20/M25/M40 family metallo-hydrolase produces MTARAPGRSPDTASTATTHVHRALAAARARLAAHDDAIIRSQITIAQIGAPTGEESERAAWVARRYRDCGLADIHTDEAGNVIGQRAGERDLAPVAICAHLDTVFPRGTDLSVRRDGERLVGPGINDNGRGLAVMLALAGEIDGARIKPRRPIEFVATTGEEGIGDLRGAKHYFADRGRDAHAMVALDGAGDERIIHRALGSRRFRVAYAGPGGHSWAAFGSPNAVHAAAAAAARLASLPLSTNPRTTLSVGRIGGGLSVNSIPDSAWLEIDLRSTSGAQLDEIERAIRRIAQAAMEDENAKRALGTRPLRVAVELIGARPCGETAAEHDLVQSAIEATRLVGREPELALASTDANVPISQGIPAIAIGAGGRGGDAHTHSEWYDNLHGTLGVARALTIVMAASR; encoded by the coding sequence ATGACAGCGCGCGCGCCCGGGCGGTCTCCGGACACGGCTTCGACCGCCACGACACATGTACATCGTGCGCTGGCGGCGGCGCGTGCGCGACTCGCCGCACACGACGACGCGATCATTCGCTCGCAGATCACCATCGCGCAGATCGGCGCACCGACTGGCGAGGAGTCAGAGCGCGCCGCATGGGTCGCGCGGCGCTATCGCGACTGCGGTCTCGCGGACATTCACACCGATGAGGCCGGCAACGTCATCGGCCAGCGTGCGGGAGAACGTGATCTCGCGCCGGTCGCGATTTGCGCGCATCTCGATACCGTGTTCCCACGCGGCACCGATTTATCCGTCCGGCGCGACGGCGAACGTCTCGTCGGCCCCGGCATCAATGACAACGGCCGCGGCCTCGCGGTCATGCTCGCACTCGCGGGCGAGATCGATGGCGCGCGAATCAAGCCGCGCCGTCCGATCGAGTTCGTCGCAACGACCGGCGAAGAAGGCATCGGCGATCTGCGAGGCGCCAAGCACTATTTCGCGGATCGCGGCCGCGACGCGCACGCGATGGTCGCACTCGATGGCGCCGGCGATGAACGCATCATCCATCGCGCGCTCGGCTCCCGGCGCTTTCGCGTGGCGTACGCCGGACCCGGCGGACATTCCTGGGCGGCGTTCGGTTCGCCGAACGCGGTGCACGCGGCGGCGGCCGCCGCCGCGCGACTGGCGTCGCTTCCGTTGTCGACCAATCCGCGCACGACGTTGTCCGTTGGACGAATCGGCGGCGGGTTGTCGGTGAATTCGATTCCCGACTCGGCGTGGCTCGAGATCGATCTGCGTTCGACGTCCGGCGCGCAACTCGACGAGATCGAGCGCGCGATTCGGCGCATCGCACAGGCCGCGATGGAAGACGAGAACGCCAAGCGCGCGCTCGGCACGCGGCCACTGCGCGTTGCAGTCGAGTTGATCGGCGCGCGTCCCTGCGGTGAAACTGCCGCCGAGCACGATCTCGTGCAATCGGCGATCGAGGCGACGCGCCTCGTGGGTCGCGAGCCGGAGCTCGCCCTGGCGTCGACGGATGCGAACGTGCCGATCAGCCAGGGGATTCCCGCGATCGCAATTGGCGCCGGCGGCCGCGGCGGCGATGCGCACACCCACTCGGAGTGGTACGACAACTTGCACGGCACCCTGGGCGTGGCGAGAGCGCTGACGATCGTGATGGCGGCGAGTCGTTAG
- a CDS encoding isocitrate/isopropylmalate family dehydrogenase produces the protein MATQVTLIPGDGIGPSISNATVRILDAAGADIEWDTQVAGMAGVARYGDPIPDATLDSIKRTKLALKGPLETPVGEGYRSINVALRKTFDLYANVRPAYSIIPGGRYTDLDLVMIRENTEGLYVGVEHYIRVGDDPRAAAESIAIITRQGSERIVRYAFEYAVKHHRKKVTLVHKANILKYSQGLFLDTGRMVARDYQGTIEFEERIVDAMSMNLVLHPERFDVIVTTNLFGDILSDQISGLVGGLGLAPGANIGANGAIFEAVHGTAPDIAGKGIANPGAVILAACMMLDHIGQSERAKRIRTALETTIRDGKTVTRDLGGTASTDEFTNAIVAKL, from the coding sequence ATGGCAACTCAAGTCACTCTGATTCCCGGCGACGGTATCGGTCCGTCGATCAGCAACGCCACCGTGCGGATTCTCGACGCGGCCGGCGCCGACATCGAGTGGGACACACAGGTCGCGGGCATGGCCGGCGTCGCGCGCTACGGCGACCCGATTCCCGACGCGACCCTCGATTCGATCAAGCGGACGAAGCTCGCGCTCAAGGGACCGCTCGAGACACCGGTGGGCGAAGGCTACCGCTCGATCAACGTGGCGCTGCGGAAGACGTTCGATCTCTATGCCAACGTGCGGCCTGCCTACAGCATCATCCCCGGCGGGCGATACACCGATCTCGATCTCGTGATGATTCGCGAGAACACCGAAGGCTTGTACGTCGGCGTGGAGCACTACATCCGCGTCGGAGACGACCCGCGCGCGGCGGCGGAGTCCATCGCGATCATCACGCGGCAGGGATCCGAGCGGATCGTGCGCTACGCGTTCGAGTACGCGGTGAAACACCATCGCAAAAAAGTGACGCTCGTCCACAAGGCGAACATTCTCAAATACTCACAGGGCCTGTTCCTGGACACGGGCCGCATGGTCGCGCGCGATTATCAGGGCACGATCGAGTTCGAGGAGCGCATCGTCGACGCGATGTCGATGAACCTCGTGCTGCATCCGGAGCGCTTCGACGTCATCGTCACGACGAATCTGTTCGGCGACATCCTGTCGGATCAGATCTCGGGGCTCGTCGGCGGACTCGGCCTGGCGCCGGGCGCGAACATCGGCGCGAACGGCGCGATCTTCGAGGCCGTCCACGGCACGGCACCGGACATCGCGGGGAAAGGCATTGCCAACCCGGGCGCCGTCATTCTTGCCGCGTGCATGATGCTCGACCACATCGGCCAGTCGGAGCGCGCGAAGCGCATTCGCACCGCGCTCGAGACGACCATCCGCGACGGCAAGACGGTGACGCGGGATCTCGGCGGCACGGCGTCGACCGACGAATTCACGAACGCGATCGTCGCCAAGCTGTGA
- a CDS encoding YbdD/YjiX family protein has translation MSTRELLRATHARLEQAACVVRRVIGVPDYDRYVAHVRTHHPDEKPMPRDEFMQQRLMDRYSRPGNRCC, from the coding sequence ATGAGCACGCGCGAGCTGCTTCGAGCCACACACGCTCGCCTGGAACAGGCGGCGTGTGTCGTGCGGCGCGTGATTGGCGTGCCGGACTACGATCGGTACGTGGCGCACGTACGCACGCATCATCCGGATGAGAAGCCGATGCCTCGCGACGAATTCATGCAGCAGCGATTGATGGACCGGTATAGTCGTCCCGGCAACCGCTGCTGTTAG
- a CDS encoding ABC transporter ATP-binding protein has translation MITVQSLTKLYGDFTAVRSLSFEVAAGEVLGLVGANGAGKTTTLRCLAGIIQPTAGSITIDGHDMRSDAIGAKRALAFIPDEPHLFEYLSVEEHLRFIARLYGVSDVDARMPGLLQELELAEKRRSLPGELSRGMRQKLAIACGLLHDPSALILDEPLTGLDPGGMRRMRETIQTRASNGAAVILSSHLLNLVEELCDRLLVVRRGECVAFGSIDEIIAAHPHLAGKSLEDVFLALTSDQAAPGAPAAP, from the coding sequence ATGATCACCGTCCAATCGCTCACGAAGCTGTACGGCGACTTCACCGCCGTGCGCTCGCTGTCGTTCGAGGTGGCGGCGGGTGAAGTGCTTGGCCTCGTCGGCGCGAACGGCGCCGGCAAGACGACCACGCTCAGGTGTCTCGCCGGCATCATTCAGCCCACCGCGGGCAGCATCACAATCGACGGCCACGACATGCGTTCGGACGCGATCGGCGCCAAGCGCGCCCTGGCGTTCATTCCCGACGAGCCGCATCTCTTTGAATACCTCTCCGTCGAGGAGCATCTGCGCTTCATCGCTCGCCTGTACGGTGTGAGCGACGTCGACGCACGCATGCCGGGATTGTTGCAGGAATTGGAACTGGCCGAGAAGCGCAGATCGCTCCCCGGCGAGCTCTCGCGCGGCATGCGGCAGAAGCTCGCGATCGCCTGCGGGCTGTTGCACGATCCATCCGCGCTCATTCTCGACGAGCCGCTGACCGGGCTCGATCCCGGCGGCATGCGACGCATGCGCGAGACGATCCAGACGCGCGCGTCGAATGGCGCCGCCGTGATTCTGAGCTCGCATCTGCTCAACCTCGTCGAGGAGCTGTGCGATCGCCTGCTGGTCGTGCGCCGCGGCGAGTGCGTCGCGTTCGGCTCGATCGACGAGATCATCGCGGCGCATCCGCACCTCGCGGGCAAATCGCTCGAGGACGTGTTCCTCGCGCTCACGAGCGATCAGGCGGCGCCAGGGGCGCCGGCCGCGCCGTGA
- a CDS encoding cupin domain-containing protein: MSGRQPIKHVPKPWGHETIWAHTDAYVGKVLHIKAGEALSVQYHNVKDETVFLMSGQLIYRVWENNQPVDVQLKLGEAFRITPGTVHQMEAITDCDILEVSTPHLDDVVRLEDRYGREGTNAP, from the coding sequence ATGAGCGGCCGCCAGCCGATCAAGCATGTGCCGAAGCCCTGGGGGCACGAGACGATCTGGGCGCACACCGACGCGTACGTCGGGAAGGTGCTGCACATCAAAGCCGGCGAGGCCCTGTCCGTGCAGTATCACAACGTCAAGGACGAAACCGTCTTTCTGATGTCGGGCCAACTGATCTACCGCGTCTGGGAGAACAATCAGCCGGTGGATGTCCAGTTGAAGCTGGGCGAGGCGTTCCGAATCACGCCGGGCACCGTGCATCAGATGGAAGCCATCACCGATTGCGACATACTCGAGGTTTCGACGCCGCATCTCGACGACGTGGTGCGGCTCGAGGACCGATACGGACGCGAGGGAACGAACGCCCCATGA
- a CDS encoding sugar phosphate nucleotidyltransferase has product MKVIIPLAGKGTRLRPHTHITPKPMLKIAGKPVIDYVMEDLERLGTVEQVIYITGHLKEKVEDYARKTYPFPSVFIEQKVQDGTAGAVGLAREHIDQPVFIIFVDTIFDADLSVVKTTDADGIIWVKEVEDYQRFGVVVTDQAGNMTKIVEKPSTPISKRANIGLYYIKNWKLLLEGIDWTLEQPKNKGEYYLTDAFQYMIDHGAKIRVIDVQGWYDAGEQGTLLQTNRIILEKGRARKPASVPAGVTILDPVYIEDGVTLASSTIGPNVSIATGTTVEGSTLRDTVIGAGTKISNAALSGSMIGDAAVVAGVRGQVNVADHSVVRHEG; this is encoded by the coding sequence ATGAAGGTCATCATCCCGTTGGCGGGCAAGGGCACCCGGCTCAGGCCGCACACGCACATCACGCCCAAGCCGATGCTCAAGATCGCCGGCAAACCGGTGATCGACTACGTGATGGAGGACCTGGAGCGGCTGGGTACCGTCGAGCAGGTCATCTACATCACCGGCCATCTGAAAGAGAAGGTCGAGGACTACGCGCGGAAGACGTATCCGTTTCCGTCGGTGTTCATCGAGCAGAAGGTGCAGGACGGCACGGCCGGCGCGGTGGGACTCGCGCGCGAGCACATCGACCAGCCGGTCTTCATCATCTTCGTCGACACGATCTTCGACGCCGATCTCTCGGTGGTGAAGACGACCGACGCCGACGGCATCATCTGGGTGAAGGAGGTCGAGGATTATCAACGCTTCGGCGTGGTCGTGACCGACCAGGCCGGGAACATGACGAAGATCGTCGAGAAGCCGTCGACGCCGATCTCGAAGCGGGCGAATATTGGACTTTACTATATAAAGAACTGGAAACTCCTGCTCGAGGGCATCGACTGGACGCTCGAGCAGCCCAAGAACAAGGGCGAGTACTACCTCACCGATGCGTTCCAGTACATGATCGACCACGGCGCCAAGATTCGCGTGATCGACGTGCAGGGCTGGTACGATGCCGGTGAACAGGGCACGCTGCTCCAGACGAATCGCATCATCCTGGAAAAGGGCAGGGCGCGGAAGCCCGCCTCGGTGCCGGCGGGCGTTACGATCCTCGACCCCGTCTATATCGAAGATGGCGTCACGCTCGCGTCATCCACCATCGGTCCCAACGTCTCGATCGCGACGGGCACGACCGTCGAGGGTTCGACACTGCGGGATACCGTGATCGGCGCCGGCACGAAGATCTCGAACGCCGCGCTCAGTGGCTCGATGATCGGCGACGCCGCCGTCGTAGCGGGAGTGCGTGGCCAAGTGAACGTTGCCGACCACTCCGTCGTGCGGCACGAGGGCTGA
- a CDS encoding metallophosphoesterase, with the protein MTQTTLFHCSDLHFGHPAVPEQYEAIEALIQTRHYDVVAISGDVSQRARAGEFQRAREFIRQADKVSHTIIVPGNHDVAWWYAPLGFGDADKMYAKYRAYISKDLEPVLRVAGATFVGLNTSQGVIRQTLTWNVRDISIIGHLTRAQIERARAEFEHSRTGDARIIVMHHNPVKGELSQRHGLKNTQRTLGAFAEMGVDLVLCGHDHQEAVHYIEHTRRGTIISTSGTISNRSRGGRPGSVNSIRITETDIEVSTLVWSDEARDFVAGPTKCFAR; encoded by the coding sequence GTGACGCAGACGACGCTGTTTCACTGCTCCGATCTGCACTTCGGCCACCCCGCGGTGCCCGAGCAGTACGAGGCGATCGAAGCGCTGATCCAGACGCGACACTACGACGTCGTGGCCATCTCGGGCGACGTGTCGCAGCGCGCGCGCGCGGGCGAGTTCCAACGCGCGCGCGAGTTCATCCGGCAGGCGGACAAGGTCAGCCACACGATCATCGTCCCCGGCAATCATGACGTGGCGTGGTGGTACGCCCCGCTGGGCTTCGGCGATGCGGACAAGATGTACGCCAAATATCGCGCGTACATCAGCAAGGATCTTGAGCCGGTGCTGCGCGTCGCGGGCGCGACCTTCGTCGGCTTGAATACCTCGCAGGGCGTAATTCGCCAGACGCTGACGTGGAACGTGCGCGACATCTCCATCATCGGGCATCTGACGCGCGCCCAGATCGAGCGGGCCCGGGCGGAGTTCGAGCATTCGCGGACGGGTGACGCGCGGATCATCGTCATGCACCACAATCCGGTGAAAGGCGAGCTTTCCCAGCGCCACGGATTAAAGAATACTCAACGCACGCTGGGCGCGTTCGCCGAAATGGGTGTTGACCTGGTGCTCTGCGGGCACGATCATCAGGAGGCGGTACACTACATCGAGCACACGCGGCGCGGCACGATCATCTCCACCTCGGGAACGATCAGCAATCGGTCGCGGGGTGGACGCCCGGGATCGGTGAACAGCATTCGCATCACCGAGACGGACATCGAGGTGTCGACGCTGGTGTGGTCGGACGAGGCGCGTGACTTCGTGGCGGGTCCAACGAAATGTTTCGCTCGCTGA
- a CDS encoding carbon starvation CstA family protein encodes MSKVFRAGIFVLLALLGAAAFARIATSRGETINAAWLLTAAVCTYAVAYRFYSKFIAAKVFALDPKRTTPATRLNDGRDFVPTNRWVLFGHHFAAIAGPGPLVGPTLAAQFGYLPGVIWIVVGVALGGAVQDFVILCASVRRNGKSLGQMAREEIGPVAGFTALVAVLGIMIVLLAVLALVVVNALKSSPWGLVTIGLTIPIAMFMGAYMRWIRPARVLEASAIGIVLIIAALFAGRWVADQPGLASTFALSGTALAFVIMAYSFAASVMPVWLLLAPRDYLSAFVKLGVVLALAAGILIALPPLHMPALTQFTDGTGPVFAGKVFPFAFITIACGAISGFHALVSSGTTPKMLENEADARMIGYGSMIMESFVAVMALIAACALTPGVYFAINAPASAIGTTAASAAEAVRHWGFTLNPAEMQSLAAQVGEKTLLSRTGGAPSLAVGMAQLFASAFSSSAALAIWYHFAIMFEALFILTTLDAGTRVGRFMLQDLGKHVWEPFGRVSWYPAVVMSSGLIVAMWGYFLYQGVVDPLGGINSLWPLFGISNQLLAAVALCVGTTVIIKMGKPRYAFVTILPLIWLTIVNMAAGWEKLFSPDPRLGFLSHAHVVEGQIASGLLPAAIKTVSDARRVVFNDYLDAAVAAFFMLAVVVILADSIREWYACVAGRKAMVSSEVPFEAAAMVAGD; translated from the coding sequence ATGTCGAAGGTGTTCCGCGCTGGAATCTTCGTGCTGCTCGCGCTGCTCGGCGCCGCCGCGTTCGCGCGCATCGCGACGTCGCGCGGCGAGACGATCAACGCCGCCTGGTTGCTCACCGCCGCCGTCTGCACCTACGCGGTGGCATACCGGTTCTATAGCAAATTCATCGCGGCGAAAGTGTTCGCCCTGGACCCCAAGCGAACCACGCCCGCGACTCGGCTCAACGACGGCCGCGACTTCGTGCCGACGAATCGCTGGGTGCTGTTCGGCCATCACTTCGCCGCGATCGCTGGTCCCGGTCCGCTCGTCGGACCGACGCTCGCCGCGCAGTTCGGTTATCTCCCCGGTGTGATCTGGATCGTCGTCGGCGTTGCCCTCGGCGGCGCGGTACAGGACTTCGTGATTCTCTGCGCATCCGTGCGGCGCAACGGCAAATCGCTCGGCCAGATGGCGCGCGAGGAGATCGGTCCCGTCGCCGGATTTACGGCACTCGTCGCCGTGCTCGGCATCATGATCGTGCTGCTCGCCGTCCTGGCGCTCGTCGTGGTCAACGCGCTCAAGTCGAGTCCGTGGGGTCTCGTGACGATCGGGCTCACGATTCCGATCGCGATGTTCATGGGCGCATACATGCGCTGGATTCGCCCCGCGCGCGTGCTCGAGGCGAGCGCGATCGGCATCGTGCTGATCATCGCCGCGCTGTTCGCTGGACGCTGGGTCGCGGATCAGCCGGGACTCGCGTCGACGTTCGCGTTGAGCGGTACCGCGCTCGCATTCGTCATCATGGCCTACAGCTTCGCGGCGTCGGTCATGCCGGTGTGGCTGCTGCTCGCGCCGCGCGACTATCTCTCCGCGTTCGTGAAGCTCGGCGTCGTGCTGGCGCTCGCCGCCGGGATTCTCATCGCGCTGCCGCCGCTTCATATGCCCGCGCTGACGCAGTTCACCGACGGCACGGGGCCGGTGTTCGCCGGGAAAGTATTCCCCTTCGCGTTCATCACTATTGCGTGCGGAGCGATCTCCGGCTTCCACGCGCTCGTCTCATCCGGCACGACGCCGAAGATGCTCGAGAACGAGGCGGACGCGCGCATGATCGGCTACGGCAGCATGATCATGGAGTCCTTCGTCGCGGTGATGGCACTCATCGCCGCCTGCGCGCTCACACCGGGCGTCTACTTCGCGATCAACGCTCCGGCCAGCGCGATCGGCACGACGGCTGCCTCGGCCGCCGAGGCCGTCCGGCACTGGGGGTTCACGCTGAATCCCGCGGAGATGCAATCGCTCGCCGCGCAGGTCGGTGAGAAGACGCTGCTCTCGCGCACGGGCGGGGCGCCGAGTCTGGCGGTGGGAATGGCGCAGTTGTTCGCGAGCGCGTTCAGCAGTTCAGCGGCGCTCGCGATCTGGTATCACTTCGCGATCATGTTCGAGGCGCTCTTCATTCTGACGACACTCGACGCCGGCACGCGCGTCGGCCGGTTCATGCTGCAGGACCTGGGCAAGCACGTCTGGGAACCGTTTGGCCGCGTGTCGTGGTATCCCGCCGTCGTGATGTCGAGCGGGTTGATCGTCGCCATGTGGGGATACTTCCTGTATCAGGGCGTCGTCGATCCACTCGGCGGCATCAACTCGTTGTGGCCGCTATTTGGAATCTCTAATCAACTGTTGGCGGCGGTCGCGCTGTGTGTCGGCACCACCGTCATCATCAAGATGGGCAAGCCGCGCTATGCGTTCGTCACGATCCTGCCGCTGATATGGCTGACGATCGTGAACATGGCGGCCGGATGGGAGAAGCTGTTCTCGCCCGATCCGCGCCTCGGCTTCCTCTCGCATGCCCACGTCGTCGAAGGCCAGATCGCCTCGGGCTTGCTGCCGGCCGCGATCAAAACGGTGAGCGATGCGCGCCGCGTCGTGTTCAACGACTATCTCGACGCGGCGGTCGCCGCCTTCTTCATGCTCGCCGTCGTCGTGATTCTCGCCGACAGCATTCGCGAGTGGTATGCGTGTGTCGCCGGACGGAAGGCAATGGTATCGTCCGAGGTTCCGTTCGAAGCGGCCGCGATGGTCGCGGGCGATTGA
- a CDS encoding putative ABC exporter domain-containing protein yields MNAFLYLTWTSARNRIWFQLRRVRSPRYAAALIVGAIYIWSFLLRPTPRGPGSSIFLGQATEMLVTLLAVITLMGTWVFGSDTTALAFTQAELSLLFPGPLSRRQLIGYKLYRAQIAVLFNAVIWVFVLRRGGTALPSPLRAIGIWALFSTLNLHRLGAAILRSSWREHGGAAMRRTRWSVLVFIAIGASIAGGVFMHRAELFAAPSIGVFFDALGRTLATPPAIIGLYPFHLVVAPTFAHTLAEWSREIPLALLVLAAHAWWVLRTDAAFEDAAIEASAERAKRLDAMRARRSVAAVGAPRPATSSLRLAEHGHPAIAIIWKNTLCLRRTAQLRLFIGPLVMAIAVGAATSGAGADFPAFLSTTALVLAAMMLIFGGRLIRNDLRHDMLNLPLLKSLPIAPGDIVLAEVASAALPMSAVQMVLILIAYAAMLASAVQPFSPSIHVALLCVAPFAVIALNLALLTIQNATAVLFPAWIRLGPAVNTGVEALGQNVLATLANLISLGVALVVPLLISWGTVVWMHQQRPVAIALVIVLSAVVLVAETYGAMRLLGTALARAEPAQSG; encoded by the coding sequence GTGAACGCGTTTCTCTATCTCACGTGGACGAGCGCGCGCAATCGCATCTGGTTCCAGCTCCGCCGAGTTCGCAGCCCGCGCTACGCCGCGGCGCTGATCGTCGGCGCGATCTACATCTGGTCATTCCTGTTAAGGCCGACGCCGCGCGGGCCGGGCTCATCGATCTTCCTTGGCCAGGCGACCGAGATGCTCGTCACGCTGCTCGCCGTCATCACACTGATGGGCACGTGGGTCTTCGGTTCGGATACGACGGCGCTCGCGTTCACGCAGGCCGAGCTGTCGCTGCTGTTTCCCGGGCCCTTGTCGCGCCGGCAGCTGATCGGATACAAGCTCTATCGCGCACAAATCGCGGTGTTGTTCAACGCGGTGATCTGGGTGTTCGTGCTTCGCCGCGGCGGTACGGCGCTGCCGTCGCCGCTGCGAGCGATCGGCATCTGGGCATTGTTCTCAACGCTCAACCTCCATCGCCTGGGCGCGGCGATTCTTCGTTCGTCGTGGCGTGAGCACGGTGGCGCGGCAATGCGCCGCACGCGCTGGTCGGTTCTGGTATTCATCGCCATCGGCGCGTCGATCGCCGGCGGCGTCTTCATGCATCGCGCCGAACTGTTCGCCGCGCCGAGCATCGGCGTCTTCTTTGACGCACTCGGCCGAACACTCGCGACGCCGCCGGCGATCATCGGACTGTATCCGTTCCACCTCGTCGTCGCGCCGACGTTCGCCCATACGCTCGCTGAATGGTCGCGCGAGATCCCGCTGGCGCTGCTCGTGCTCGCCGCGCACGCGTGGTGGGTGCTGCGCACCGACGCCGCCTTCGAGGATGCGGCGATCGAAGCGTCTGCCGAGCGGGCGAAGCGGCTCGACGCCATGCGCGCGCGCCGCTCGGTTGCCGCGGTCGGCGCACCGCGGCCCGCGACGTCCAGTCTTCGCCTTGCCGAGCACGGACACCCCGCGATCGCGATCATCTGGAAGAATACGCTCTGCCTGCGGCGCACGGCGCAGTTGCGCTTGTTCATCGGCCCGCTCGTCATGGCGATCGCCGTCGGCGCGGCGACGTCCGGCGCGGGCGCCGACTTTCCGGCGTTTTTGTCGACCACCGCGCTGGTGCTCGCGGCGATGATGTTGATCTTCGGCGGACGGTTGATCCGCAACGATCTCCGTCACGACATGTTGAATCTGCCGCTGCTCAAATCGTTGCCGATCGCGCCTGGTGACATCGTGCTCGCCGAAGTTGCGTCGGCCGCGCTGCCGATGTCGGCGGTGCAAATGGTGCTGATCCTGATCGCCTACGCCGCGATGCTTGCGTCAGCGGTGCAACCATTCTCCCCCAGCATTCATGTCGCGCTGTTGTGCGTCGCACCGTTCGCGGTGATCGCGCTCAATCTCGCGCTGCTCACCATTCAGAATGCGACAGCGGTGCTCTTTCCGGCATGGATCAGACTCGGCCCTGCCGTGAACACCGGCGTCGAAGCACTTGGGCAGAACGTACTCGCGACGCTGGCCAATCTGATTTCACTTGGGGTCGCGCTGGTGGTTCCGCTGTTGATCAGCTGGGGCACGGTCGTGTGGATGCATCAGCAGCGGCCGGTCGCGATTGCGCTCGTCATCGTGCTGTCGGCGGTGGTGTTGGTCGCCGAGACGTATGGTGCGATGCGATTGCTCGGGACGGCGTTGGCGAGAGCGGAGCCGGCGCAGAGCGGGTGA
- a CDS encoding MFS transporter, which produces MSQPSQDTTSPPQSRKLGRNVYALAAVSFFTDVSSEMIYPLLPVFLTTVLGASAGFIGAIEGAAESVAALLKLASGWWSDRIQKRKIFVVVGYTLASVVRPLVAIAQSATQVLLIRVSDRVGKGLRNSPRDALIADSIHPSMRGRAFGVRSAADNAGALLGPLIAFVLLRSFGLTLRAVFWLSAIPGAIAVLVAMIGVREVARREASSSKKAELRTGMGARFWVFLAIIFVFTLGNSTDAFLLLRAKDLGVPVALAPILWALLNGVKSISNVPGGSLSDRIGRRPTLIAGWLVYALVYFLFARATHAWEAWALFAAYGIFFGLTEGTELALVADVVPADRRGAAYGWYYLAIGIGALPASLMFGAVWDRFGSGAAFVMGASLSLVAALALLAAGRGRHA; this is translated from the coding sequence ATGAGCCAGCCCTCGCAAGACACGACCAGCCCTCCCCAGTCGCGCAAACTCGGCCGGAACGTATACGCGCTGGCCGCCGTGAGTTTCTTCACGGACGTTTCCAGCGAAATGATCTACCCGTTGCTGCCGGTGTTTCTCACGACCGTGCTCGGCGCGAGCGCCGGATTCATCGGCGCGATCGAGGGCGCGGCGGAGTCGGTCGCGGCGCTGCTCAAGCTCGCGAGCGGCTGGTGGTCGGACCGCATTCAGAAGCGGAAGATCTTCGTCGTCGTCGGCTACACGCTCGCGTCGGTCGTGCGGCCGCTCGTGGCGATCGCCCAGTCGGCGACACAAGTGCTGTTGATCCGCGTCAGCGATCGCGTCGGCAAAGGACTGCGCAACTCACCGCGCGATGCCTTGATCGCCGACTCGATTCATCCCTCGATGCGCGGCCGGGCGTTCGGCGTGCGAAGCGCGGCCGACAACGCGGGTGCGCTGCTCGGACCGTTGATCGCCTTCGTCCTGCTTCGTTCGTTCGGCCTGACGCTGCGCGCGGTGTTCTGGTTGTCGGCCATCCCGGGCGCGATCGCGGTTCTCGTTGCGATGATCGGGGTGCGCGAGGTCGCGCGGCGCGAGGCGTCGTCGAGCAAGAAAGCGGAGCTTCGCACCGGCATGGGCGCGCGGTTCTGGGTCTTCCTCGCGATCATCTTCGTCTTCACGCTGGGCAACTCGACCGACGCGTTTCTTTTGCTTCGCGCGAAGGACCTTGGCGTTCCGGTCGCGCTCGCGCCGATTCTCTGGGCGCTGCTCAACGGCGTCAAGAGCATCTCGAACGTTCCCGGTGGTTCGCTCTCCGATCGCATCGGGCGCCGGCCGACGTTGATCGCGGGCTGGCTCGTCTACGCGCTCGTCTACTTTCTATTTGCGCGCGCGACGCATGCATGGGAAGCGTGGGCGCTGTTCGCGGCCTACGGGATTTTCTTCGGGCTCACGGAAGGGACGGAGCTCGCGCTCGTTGCCGACGTCGTTCCGGCCGATCGACGCGGCGCGGCCTACGGCTGGTACTACCTCGCGATTGGGATTGGGGCGCTGCCGGCATCGCTCATGTTCGGCGCGGTGTGGGATCGCTTCGGATCCGGCGCCGCCTTCGTGATGGGCGCGTCGCTGTCGCTCGTCGCGGCCCTGGCGCTGCTCGCGGCCGGTCGCGGACGCCACGCGTGA